The following coding sequences are from one Triticum aestivum cultivar Chinese Spring chromosome 5A, IWGSC CS RefSeq v2.1, whole genome shotgun sequence window:
- the LOC123105070 gene encoding uncharacterized protein — protein MQFQSGNCAKTLAKVDGSGAKDLSVDRSTFGFPQDANQEYFNRACQYSYPVSTQGFQDKGFVPSVPDFVLNNASAALREYQQFDHFFRPLQPLAPDGNQVQNIGINTAHRSRPSNASSCLDHVEEITSHDTDGYDDRAISFGSSCSTGIACYPYSSPMQSDDCIADTQDGTWAALMQMQQALEAANEECSDLTFNNTELSGGNTMQHQIVWDNGCLASPSFTSNFLPFPGEAETTVTNTSDMYNLHNSADLLYDNDQDISSFELKVNEQKEATTSHVCEHRGEMHSAEQGGYPGHDESFDLTISQDRQFSSFVNGADGSVDSEMNLYDCEEQMEIDSLLNSFGASSDTFAQTYEMLQKGENIVDLEKKAKLAESISATFITNTVPYITQAGATESTVSDGSSWTQQYQSTSQSCGLSYSSASQWETMPGVDGQRSHLYRDEALATQGVWAAHPGMQMPLTQTTVQLPAPCLSKDPNSSFIGAEVQKVDQNHSDTELPLTQTSHVQLPAMNLSEYPTSSFVGGTKLKKVDKHDSYMQLPMTHASHVPLPATSLSEDPKSSFIGGTELKEVDKHDSDMQLPRIQASHVPLPAVSLSEEPNSSFIGGTELKEVHKHDSDMPLPMTRASHVPLPAVSLSEDTKSSFIAGAELKEVDKHDSDTPLPMAQASHVPLPTMSLPEDTKSSFIGGTELKEVDRHDSDMQHPMTPASHVLLPAVSMSMDPESSFTGGTELKEVGKHDSDMQLPMTQTVHVQLPTPSLSKDSESSFVGGTELKEVDKHDSDMQPPMTQASHVPLPAVSLSEDPNSSFIGGTELKEVGKHDSDIQLPMTQTVCVQLPAMNLSEDPKSSFIKGTELKEVGKHDSDIPLPVAQASDVPLPTMSLPEDTKSSFIGGTELKEVDKHDSDMQPPITLASHVPLPAVSLSEDPKSSFSGGTDLKEVGKHDSDMQLHMTQTVRVQLHAPSLSKDSESSFVGGTELKEVDKHDSDMQPPITQASHVPLPAVSLSKDPTSSFIGGTVLKEVGKHDSDIQLPMTQTVRVQLPAMSLSEDPKSSFIRGTELKEVDKHDSDIPLPMAHASHVPLPTVSLPEDTKSSSIGGTELKEVDKHDSDMQPPITPAIHVPLPAVSLSEDPKSSFTGGTELKEVGKHDSDMQLPMTQTVRVQLPALSLSKDPDSAFVGRTELKKVGQLDYSHVGFPQESILLSASKPSHPSGLPVMKFDDEVGSRSKKRKRSTADVLASHAQAMFEGGRLQCRRTPELAWADSTLTEKVDGEKAMTENSTFVSRARRRLTLTTSLIQCLLPALSARLLAAKVADCGEAIVYHICKLMLSDISDPVQPFASDTNNFMQSENMPPNETSTSGKEEDCKLLSEVLETFDARLDGLQGSLSRVEKLPSFQDYASALHQIEQWAMTHQFIKLNEYKRLHAGYGSGPKRPLCVGAIRKHAGGSSAPVSELKRVRCRSLK, from the exons ATGCAGTTCCAGTCTGGCAACTGTGCCAAAACGTTGGCAAAAGTAGATGGATCTGGTGCAAAAGATTTGTCAGTCGACCGAAGCACATTTGGTTTTCCACAAGATGCTAATCAGGAATATTTTAACCGGGCTTGCCAGTACAGTTATCCAGTTTCAACGCAAGGCTTTCAAGATAAAGGATTTGTACCAAGCGTTCCAGATTTTGTTCTGAATAATGCTTCTGCTGCACTCAGGGAATATCAACAATTTGACCACTTTTTCAGACCACTTCAGCCTCTAGCACCGGATGGAAACCAGGTGCAAAATATTGGCATAAATACCGCACATCGCAGTAGACCTTCTAATGCATCCTCCTGCCTTGATCATGTAGAAGAAATAACTTCTCATGACACGGACGGTTATGACGACAGAGCTATCTCATTTGGGAGTAGCTGCAGCACAGGAATTGCGTGTTATCCATATAGCAGCCCTATGCAAAGCGATGACTGCATTGCAGACACGCAGGATGGGACCTGGGCTGCTCTTATGCAAATGCAACAGGCTTTGGAGGCGGCTAATGAAGAGTGCAGTGACTTGACTTTCAATAACACAGAACTTTCAGGTGGGAATACCATGCAGCATCAAATTGTTTGGGACAATGGCTGTTTAGCAAGTCCATCTTTCACCTCAAACTTTTTACCCTTCCCTGGAGAGGCTGAAACCACGGTCACAAATACCAGCGATATGTATAACTTACATAACTCTGCTGATCTCCTGTATGATAATGATCAAGACATATCATCTTTTGAGCTCAAAGTGAATGAACAGAAAGAAGCAACCACAAGCCATGTTTGTGAACATCGAGGTGAAATGCATTCTGCTGAACAGGGGGGATATCCTGGCCACGACGAATCTTTTGATTTGACAATAAGCCAGGACAGACAGTTCAGTTCATTTGTTAATGGTGCAGATGGATCTGTAGATAGTGAAATGAACCTTTATGATTGTGAAGAGCAAATGGAAATTGATTCACTCCTAAATTCATTTGGAGCATCAAGTGATACCTTTGCACAGACATATGAAATGTTACAGAAAGG TGAAAATATTGTTGACCTTGAAAAAAAGGCTAAATTAGCGGAAAGCATTTCTGCTACATTCATCACTAATACTGTCCCATATATTACACAAGCTGGGGCGACTGAGTCAACTGTCTCTGATGGATCTTCTTGGACTCAACAATATCAATCTACTTCCCAGTCATGTGGTTTATCTTATTCTTCAGCTTCTCAATGGGAAACCATGCCAG GCGTGGATGGTCAAAGGAGCCACCTATACCGCGACGAAGCACTGGCAACCCAAGGTGTATGGGCGGCACATCCTG GTATGCAGATGCCTTTGACACAGACTACTGTTCAGCTGCCTGCTCCGTGCTTGTCCAAGGACCCCAACTCATCATTTATTGGAGCAGAGGTTCAGAAGGTTGACCAAAATCATTCAGATACGGAGCTTCCCTTGACACAGACTAGTCATGTTCAGCTGCCTGCTATGAACTTGTCCGAGTACCCGACCTCGTCATTTGTTGGAGGAACAAAGCTTAAAAAAGTTGACAAACATGATTCATATATGCAGCTTCCCATGACACATGCTAGTCATGTTCCGCTGCCTGCTACGAGCTTATCCGAGGATCCGAAATCATCATTTATTGGAGGAACAGAGCTTAAGGAAGTTGAcaaacatgattcagacatgcagCTTCCCAGGATACAGGCTAGTCATGTTCCGCTGCCTGCTGTGAGCTTGTCCGAGGAACCGAACTCATCCTTTATTGGAGGCACAGAGCTTAAGGAAGTTCATAAACATGATTCAGATATGCCGCTTCCCATGACACGGGCTAGTCATGTTCCGCTGCCTGCTGTGAGCTTATCTGAGGACACGAAATCATCATTTATCGCAGGAGCAGAGCTTAAGGAAGTTGACAAACATGATTCAGATACGCCGCTTCCCATGGCACAGGCTAGTCATGTTCCGCTGCCTACCATGAGCTTACCTGAGGACACGAAATCGTCATTTATTGGAGGAACAGAGCTTAAGGAAGTTGACAGACATGATTCAGATATGCAGCATCCCATGACACCGGCTAGTCATGTTCTGCTGCCTGCTGTGAGCATGTCCATGGATCCAGAATCATCATTTACTGGAGGTACAGAGCTTAAGGAAGTTGGCAAACATGATTCAGATATGCAGCTTCCCATGACGCAGACTGTTCATGTTCAGCTGCCTACTCCGAGCTTGTCCAAGGACTCCGAGTCGTCGTTTGTTGGAGGTACAGAGCTTAAGGAAGTCGACAAACATGATTCAGATATGCAGCCTCCCATGACGCAGGCTAGTCATGTTCCGCTGCCTGCTGTGAGCTTGTCCGAGGACCCGAACTCATCCTTTATTGGAGGTACAGAACTTAAGGAAGTCGGCAAACATGATTCAGATATTCAGCTTCCCATGACACAGACTGTTTGTGTTCAGCTGCCTGCTATGAACTTATCCGAGGATCCGAAATCATCATTTATCAAAGGAACAGAGCTTAAGGAAGTTGGCAAACATGATTCAGATATACCGCTTCCCGTGGCACAGGCTAGTGATGTTCCCCTGCCTACCATGAGCTTACCCGAGGACACGAAATCATCATTTATTGGAGGAACAGAACTTAAGGAAGTTGACAAACATGATTCAGATATGCAGCCTCCCATAACACTGGCTAGTCATGTTCCACTGCCTGCTGTGAGCTTGTCCGAGGACCCAAAATCATCATTTTCTGGAGGTACAGACCTTAAGGAAGTTGGCAAACATGATTCAGATATGCAGCTTCACATGACGCAGACTGTTCGTGTTCAGCTGCATGCTCCGAGCTTGTCCAAGGACTCTGAGTCGTCATTTGTTGGAGGAACAGAGCTTAAGGAAGTCGACAAACATGATTCAGATATGCAGCCTCCCATAACGCAGGCTAGTCATGTTCCGTTGCCTGCTGTGAGCTTGTCCAAGGACCCGACCTCATCCTTTATTGGAGGTACAGTGCTTAAGGAAGTTGGCAAACATGATTCAGATATTCAGCTTCCCATGACACAGACTGTTCGTGTTCAGCTGCCTGCTATGAGCTTATCCGAGGATCCGAAATCATCATTTATCAGAGGAACAGAGCTTAAAGAAGTTGACAAACATGATTCAGATATACCGCTTCCCATGGCACATGCTAGTCATGTTCCACTGCCTACCGTGAGCTTACCCGAGGACACGAAATCGTCATCTATTGGAGGAACCGAGCTTAAGGAAGTTGACAAACACGATTCAGATATGCAGCCTCCCATAACACCGGCTATTCATGTTCCGCTGCCTGCTGTGAGCTTGTCCGAGGACCCGAAATCATCATTTACTGGAGGTACAGAGCTTAAGGAAGTTGGCAAACATGATTCAGATATGCAGCTTCCCATGACGCAGACTGTTCGTGTTCAGCTGCCTGCTCTGAGCTTGTCCAAGGACCCCGACTCGGCATTTGTTGGAAGAACAGAGCTTAAGAAGGTTGGACAACTTGATTATAGCCACGTTGGATTTCCTCAGGAAAGTATCCTGCTCTCAGCAAGCAAACCTTCACACCCAAGCGGTTTGCCAGTTATGAAGTTTGATGACGAGGTGGGTTCACGGTCTAAGAAGCGGAAAAGGTCAACAGCAGATGTTTTAGCATCGCATGCACAAGCCATGTTCGAGGGTGGGAGACTGCAATGTAGAAG GACACCTGAGTTGGCTTGGGCCGATTCCACATTGACTGAGAAG GTTGACGGTGAAAAAGCAATGACGGAAAATAGCACCTTCGTTTCTCGAGCTCGGAGAAGACTTACTTTAACGACCAGCTTGATTCAGTGTCTCCTTCCTGCTCTGTCAGCGAGACTTCTTGCAGCAAAAGTTGCTGATTGCGGTGAAGCCATTGTGTACCACATTTGTAAACTGATGCTCAGTGATATATCTGACCCAGTTCAACCTTTTGCCAGCGACACCAATAACTTCATGCAAAGTGAAAACAT GCCACCGAACGAGACAAGCACCTCCGGAAAGGAGGAGGACTGTAAACTCTTATCTGAGGTTCTGGAAACCTTCGATGCGAGGCTTGACGGGCTACAAGGCTCCTTGTCAAG AGTCGAGAAGTTGCCCAGCTTCCAGGACTACGCGTCGGCGCTACACCAAATCGAGCAGTGGGCCATGACCCATCAGTTCATAAAGCTGAACGAATACAAGAGACTGCACGCCGGCTACGGCTCTGGTCCTAAAAGGCCTCTCTGCGTCGGAGCCATCCGGAAGCATGCCGGAGGTTCTTCCGCTCCGGTCTCAGAGCTGAAAAGGGTCCGGTGTCGCTCACTGAAGTAG